One genomic segment of Pseudonocardia sp. T1-2H includes these proteins:
- a CDS encoding ISAs1 family transposase, with translation MPKSGEFAAVPDLPAGLDLREVLITADALHTQRSHARHLHERGGHYVMTVKANQPTLLTRLRALPWAQIGAAARERARGRVETRTISGVNLQPCPDLGGEFFPHAAQAIKLVRRRRPLRPGGRWKTVTVYAITSLTAFQADPVLLAGRIRGHWGVENRLHWVRDVSFDEDRSQVRTAHGPQVMAALRNLAITALRPSGTTNIAAGLRHHARDTRRPLVTYGLT, from the coding sequence ATGCCGAAGTCCGGTGAGTTCGCCGCGGTCCCCGACCTGCCGGCCGGGCTCGACCTGCGCGAGGTTCTGATCACCGCCGACGCGTTGCACACCCAGCGCTCCCACGCCCGGCACCTGCACGAACGCGGCGGACACTACGTGATGACGGTCAAGGCCAACCAGCCGACGCTGCTCACACGGCTACGCGCGCTGCCCTGGGCGCAGATCGGGGCCGCGGCGCGGGAACGCGCCCGCGGCCGGGTCGAGACCCGCACGATCAGCGGGGTCAACCTGCAGCCGTGCCCTGATCTGGGTGGCGAGTTCTTCCCGCACGCCGCCCAGGCGATCAAGCTCGTGCGTCGGCGGCGACCGCTGCGCCCAGGTGGGCGGTGGAAGACCGTGACCGTCTACGCGATCACCAGCCTGACCGCGTTCCAGGCCGACCCGGTCCTGCTCGCAGGCCGGATCCGCGGGCACTGGGGTGTCGAGAACCGGCTGCACTGGGTCCGTGATGTCTCCTTCGACGAGGACCGCTCCCAGGTCCGCACCGCGCACGGCCCGCAGGTCATGGCCGCGCTGCGCAACCTCGCGATCACCGCGCTGCGCCCATCCGGGACCACCAACATCGCCGCCGGGCTCCGCCACCACGCCCGCGACACCCGCCGACCACTCGTCACCTACGGCCTCACATGA
- a CDS encoding FAD binding domain-containing protein, with amino-acid sequence MRNFEYVRAATVPDAREAATGRPDARFLAGGTTMVDLMKCGVEAPSTLVDITRLPGLDGIEVGTDGVRLGSLARMSDVANDPRIREEFPVLSESLWRGASEQLRNMATIGGNLMQRTRCSYFREPATYSACNKREPGSGCAALEGVNRGHAVLGTSASCIATYPGDFAVALVAFDAQVVVENGGRRGISADDFFLLPGDTPHIEHPVAPTEMILAVEIPASAALRRSHYLKVRDRESYEFATASAAVGLELEDDGSTVRDVRLAMGGIATKPWRARAVEAALTGQRLDEQTVRAACAQVTEGAVDHGRNGFKIELAPRVAARALLNVGGIL; translated from the coding sequence ATGAGGAACTTCGAATACGTCCGCGCCGCGACGGTCCCGGACGCGAGGGAGGCCGCCACCGGGCGGCCCGATGCCCGGTTCCTGGCCGGGGGCACCACGATGGTCGACCTCATGAAGTGCGGGGTCGAGGCGCCGTCCACGCTGGTCGACATCACGCGGCTGCCGGGGCTCGACGGGATCGAGGTGGGAACCGACGGCGTACGCCTCGGCTCGCTCGCCCGCATGAGCGACGTCGCGAACGACCCGCGGATCCGCGAGGAGTTCCCCGTGCTGTCCGAGTCGCTGTGGCGCGGTGCGTCGGAGCAGCTCCGCAACATGGCGACCATCGGCGGCAACCTCATGCAGCGGACCCGCTGCAGCTACTTCCGCGAGCCTGCCACCTACTCCGCCTGCAACAAGCGCGAGCCGGGCTCGGGCTGCGCCGCGCTCGAGGGTGTCAACCGCGGCCACGCGGTGCTGGGCACCAGCGCGAGCTGCATCGCCACCTACCCCGGGGACTTCGCCGTGGCGCTGGTGGCGTTCGACGCCCAGGTCGTCGTGGAGAACGGCGGGCGCCGCGGCATCTCCGCCGACGACTTCTTCCTCCTCCCCGGGGACACGCCCCACATCGAGCACCCCGTCGCGCCCACCGAGATGATCCTCGCGGTCGAGATACCCGCCTCGGCGGCGCTGCGCCGCTCGCACTACCTCAAGGTGCGCGACCGGGAGTCCTACGAGTTCGCCACGGCGAGCGCCGCCGTCGGCCTGGAGCTGGAGGACGACGGCAGCACCGTCCGCGACGTCCGGCTCGCGATGGGCGGCATCGCGACGAAACCCTGGCGCGCCCGCGCCGTCGAGGCCGCGCTCACCGGGCAGAGGCTGGACGAGCAGACCGTGCGGGCCGCGTGCGCCCAGGTCACCGAGGGCGCCGTGGACCACGGCAGGAACGGCTTCAAGATCGAGCTGGCTCCGCGGGTCGCCGCGCGCGCACTCCTCAACGTCGGAGGGATCCTCTGA
- a CDS encoding YegP family protein, producing the protein MAGKFEVYQDRGGKYRFRLKASNGTVVASGEAYETKAAARKGCEAVQNAATGASIAETDS; encoded by the coding sequence ATGGCGGGCAAGTTCGAGGTCTACCAGGACCGGGGCGGCAAGTACCGGTTCCGGCTGAAGGCCAGCAACGGGACGGTCGTGGCCAGCGGCGAGGCCTACGAGACCAAGGCTGCGGCCAGGAAGGGCTGCGAGGCGGTGCAGAACGCCGCCACCGGCGCGTCGATCGCCGAAACCGACTCCTGA
- a CDS encoding (2Fe-2S)-binding protein — protein MAISPNVTTDVRTISVRLTVNGGELSVQIEPRVTLLDALREYAHLYGSKKGCDQGQCGACTVHVDGRRVLACLTLAAQAEGQEITTIEGLAADGQLHPVQEAFVRHDAFQCGYCTPGQIMSAVACITEGHAGSDADIAEYMSGNLCRCGAYPHIRAAVRDVANRTAEVRTP, from the coding sequence ATGGCGATATCACCGAATGTGACCACCGACGTCAGGACCATCTCGGTCCGGCTGACCGTCAACGGTGGCGAGCTCTCCGTGCAGATCGAGCCGCGGGTCACCCTCCTCGACGCCCTGCGTGAGTACGCGCATCTCTACGGGTCCAAGAAAGGCTGCGATCAGGGCCAGTGCGGCGCCTGCACGGTCCATGTCGACGGCAGGCGCGTCCTGGCGTGCCTGACGCTGGCCGCCCAGGCCGAGGGGCAGGAGATCACCACGATCGAGGGCCTGGCCGCCGACGGACAACTGCATCCGGTGCAGGAGGCCTTCGTGCGGCACGACGCCTTCCAGTGCGGCTACTGCACGCCGGGTCAGATCATGTCGGCGGTCGCGTGCATCACCGAGGGTCACGCCGGTTCCGACGCGGACATCGCCGAGTACATGTCGGGCAACCTGTGCCGTTGCGGAGCGTATCCGCACATCAGGGCGGCGGTGCGGGACGTCGCGAACCGGACGGCCGAGGTGAGGACACCATGA
- a CDS encoding site-specific integrase, which translates to MDLDGLREGVQRIAHEIWSSGAVHVLDHCPQTKVWKTRPPEPDLAGLRDRALLLVGFFAALRRSELAALRVEEISAHDRGLVLTLPRSKTNQRGEEHELVVLPRAGRRAHCPVTAVQTWLDAAGIADGPVFRKISRGNRVLDRALHPESINDLVQAAVARAGLPGGPFSAHSLRAGFVTYAHLRGASDRAIAHQTGTARWPPSGRVETAWQDNAATQLGL; encoded by the coding sequence GTGGACCTCGACGGCCTTCGCGAGGGGGTCCAGCGAATCGCGCACGAGATCTGGAGCTCCGGCGCTGTTCACGTGCTCGACCACTGCCCGCAGACCAAGGTCTGGAAGACCCGCCCGCCCGAACCCGACCTGGCCGGCCTCCGGGACCGGGCGCTGCTGCTGGTCGGGTTCTTCGCCGCGCTGCGGCGTTCCGAGCTCGCGGCCCTGCGGGTCGAGGAGATCAGCGCGCACGACCGCGGGCTGGTCCTCACCCTGCCGCGGTCGAAGACGAACCAGCGCGGCGAGGAGCACGAGCTCGTCGTGCTCCCCCGCGCCGGGCGCCGGGCGCACTGCCCGGTCACCGCGGTGCAGACCTGGCTGGACGCCGCCGGCATCGCCGACGGGCCGGTGTTCCGCAAGATCAGCCGGGGCAACCGGGTCCTGGACCGCGCCCTGCACCCCGAGTCGATCAACGACCTGGTCCAGGCGGCCGTCGCGCGGGCCGGGCTGCCGGGCGGCCCGTTCTCCGCGCACTCGCTGCGCGCCGGGTTCGTCACCTACGCCCACCTGCGCGGCGCCTCCGACCGCGCGATCGCCCACCAGACCGGCACCGCTCGCTGGCCACCCTCGGGGCGCGTGGAGACGGCGTGGCAGGACAACGCGGCCACCCAGCTCGGGCTGTAG